The Myxococcota bacterium genome has a segment encoding these proteins:
- a CDS encoding TetR/AcrR family transcriptional regulator, translated as MALDEFVRVGVGPAQVGDITRVAGVAYGTFYTHFENKQAVLLEASRRLAERVRRRLADLPTESIATARDFFRALIEAHYLEPSDAPELRQEIWQVAAAQPPMPDGHPHIEGIARLVAAAQERGVIRRDVGAKSVASVFLSSLLGFLSRERALDDPELLLLAEIYGAGTAP; from the coding sequence GTGGCGCTCGACGAGTTCGTCCGGGTGGGCGTCGGGCCCGCGCAGGTCGGCGACATCACGCGCGTGGCCGGCGTGGCCTACGGAACGTTCTACACGCACTTCGAGAACAAGCAGGCCGTGCTGCTCGAGGCGTCGCGGCGGCTGGCCGAGCGCGTGCGCCGGCGCCTCGCGGACCTCCCGACCGAGTCGATCGCGACCGCCCGCGACTTCTTCCGGGCCCTGATCGAGGCCCACTACCTCGAGCCGAGCGACGCGCCCGAGCTGCGCCAGGAGATCTGGCAGGTCGCGGCCGCGCAGCCGCCGATGCCCGACGGGCACCCGCACATCGAGGGCATCGCGCGGCTCGTCGCCGCCGCGCAGGAGCGGGGCGTGATCCGCCGCGACGTCGGCGCCAAGAGCGTGGCGTCGGTCTTCCTCTCGAGCCTGCTCGGCTTCCTGAGCCGCGAGCGGGCGCTCGACGACCCGGAGCTCCTGCTGCTCGCCGAGATCTACGGCGCCGGCACCGCGCCGTGA
- a CDS encoding histidine kinase N-terminal 7TM domain-containing protein produces MAWDLGLLLATSVCVGIAIETVARRLWRDLASVPVLAVSAALWSGGELLLHQAGSPGEALAARRILFAGVCALGPVLLWTAARLHGPSARRAGAAAALAAGGVELVLYASLYGPHPESFIAGDPAGPTRGPLFFVHGAVQWTTLAVGLLLFATAAARVRAQRRATGWIVFAAIAFPLVVNWLYVGLDVPPRDPTPLAMAVTAVVLRWGVLDLVGAPFLAGLARSELMDQLDAAVLVADHRGRVLEVNRTGRALLGLDGARTERDLGELLAPFALDPGFDVRRFPLERRGLVVGQGVVVTDRRTAYEAERRADVATRVEALGLLAQGLSHEINNPITSIGIAAEFLGDRARMLGLRDPAEAAELDALIEVVATESERVAEIVRRMNKLAAVPREEGDAARTHVQAIARRAIDLLGLGKDPQRIRADVPTSPVHAAVRMEDLLQILLHLVSNALEADVEGRPVDVRVAADRDSVVIDVEDRGAGLGDVDPARLFDPFYTTKSPGRGVGLGLSLCWQLARQNGGHIEAAPREGGGTRLRLSLPRA; encoded by the coding sequence TTGGCCTGGGATCTCGGGCTCCTGCTCGCGACGAGCGTGTGCGTCGGCATCGCGATCGAGACCGTCGCTCGTCGCCTCTGGCGCGACCTCGCCTCGGTTCCCGTGCTCGCCGTGAGCGCCGCGCTCTGGAGCGGCGGCGAGCTGCTGCTGCACCAGGCCGGCTCTCCGGGCGAGGCGCTCGCGGCGCGCCGCATCCTGTTCGCGGGCGTGTGCGCGCTCGGCCCCGTGCTGCTCTGGACGGCGGCGCGCCTGCACGGCCCGAGCGCGCGACGCGCGGGCGCGGCGGCCGCGCTCGCCGCCGGCGGCGTCGAGCTCGTGCTGTACGCATCGCTCTACGGCCCGCACCCCGAGTCGTTCATCGCCGGCGATCCGGCCGGCCCGACGCGCGGACCGCTCTTCTTCGTCCACGGCGCCGTGCAGTGGACGACGCTCGCCGTCGGCCTCCTGCTGTTCGCGACCGCGGCCGCGCGCGTCCGCGCGCAGCGACGCGCCACCGGGTGGATCGTGTTCGCGGCGATCGCGTTCCCGCTCGTCGTCAACTGGCTGTACGTCGGCCTCGACGTGCCGCCGCGCGACCCGACGCCGCTCGCGATGGCCGTCACGGCGGTCGTGCTGCGGTGGGGCGTGCTCGACCTCGTCGGCGCGCCCTTCCTCGCCGGGCTCGCGCGCTCCGAGCTGATGGACCAGCTCGACGCCGCCGTGCTCGTCGCCGACCACCGCGGCCGCGTGCTCGAGGTCAACCGCACCGGTCGCGCGCTGCTCGGCCTCGACGGCGCGCGCACCGAGCGCGACCTCGGCGAGCTGCTCGCGCCCTTCGCGCTCGATCCCGGCTTCGACGTGCGCCGCTTCCCGCTCGAGCGGCGCGGCCTCGTCGTCGGACAGGGCGTCGTCGTGACGGACCGCCGCACGGCCTACGAAGCCGAGCGGCGCGCCGACGTCGCGACGCGCGTCGAGGCGCTCGGGCTGCTCGCGCAGGGCCTGTCGCACGAGATCAACAACCCGATCACGTCGATCGGCATCGCCGCCGAGTTCCTCGGCGACCGCGCGCGCATGCTCGGCCTGCGCGACCCGGCCGAAGCCGCCGAGCTCGACGCGCTGATCGAGGTCGTCGCGACCGAGAGCGAGCGCGTCGCGGAGATCGTGCGGCGGATGAACAAGCTCGCGGCCGTGCCGCGCGAGGAAGGCGACGCGGCGCGCACGCACGTGCAGGCGATCGCGCGGCGCGCCATCGACCTGCTCGGCCTCGGCAAGGATCCGCAGCGCATCCGCGCCGACGTGCCGACGTCGCCCGTCCACGCGGCCGTGCGCATGGAGGACCTGCTGCAGATCCTGCTGCACCTGGTCTCGAACGCGCTCGAGGCGGACGTCGAGGGGCGCCCCGTCGACGTGCGCGTCGCGGCCGATCGCGACAGCGTCGTGATCGACGTCGAGGATCGCGGCGCGGGCCTCGGCGACGTCGACCCGGCGCGCCTCTTCGACCCGTTCTACACGACGAAGTCGCCGGGCCGCGGCGTCGGGCTCGGCCTCTCGCTCTGCTGGCAGCTCGCGCGCCAGAACGGCGGCCACATCGAGGCCGCCCCGCGCGAGGGCGGCGGCACGCGTCTGCGCCTCTCGCTCCCGCGCGCCTAG
- a CDS encoding citrate/2-methylcitrate synthase, with amino-acid sequence MLRCAHGRAPSAASAAALDAYLVTVAEHGMNASTFAARVVASTGSDAVSAVVAALGALKGPLHGGAPGPVLDMLDAIGEPGAAEAWLRAELDAGRRIMGLGHRVYRVRDPRAAVLERAIAALEASEGGGRYLALARAVERVAVRVLRERYPARGLDANVEFYTAVLLDALGFPRDAFTAVFAAARVAGWLAHVDEERERGRLIRPDVRYVGSVPAEAA; translated from the coding sequence CTGCTCCGCTGCGCGCACGGCCGCGCGCCGAGCGCGGCGAGCGCCGCCGCGCTCGACGCCTATCTCGTGACGGTCGCCGAGCACGGCATGAACGCGTCGACGTTCGCCGCGCGCGTCGTCGCATCGACGGGCTCGGACGCCGTGTCGGCGGTCGTCGCCGCGCTCGGCGCGCTCAAGGGCCCGCTGCACGGCGGCGCGCCGGGGCCCGTGCTCGACATGCTGGACGCCATCGGCGAGCCCGGCGCCGCGGAGGCGTGGCTGCGCGCGGAGCTCGACGCGGGGCGGCGCATCATGGGGCTCGGCCATCGCGTGTACCGCGTGCGCGACCCGCGCGCGGCGGTGCTCGAGCGCGCGATCGCCGCGCTCGAGGCGAGCGAGGGCGGCGGCCGCTACCTCGCGCTCGCGCGCGCCGTCGAGCGCGTCGCCGTGCGCGTGCTGCGCGAGCGCTACCCGGCGCGCGGGCTCGACGCGAACGTCGAGTTCTACACGGCCGTGCTGCTCGACGCGCTCGGCTTCCCGCGCGACGCGTTCACGGCGGTCTTCGCCGCGGCGCGCGTCGCGGGCTGGCTCGCGCACGTCGACGAGGAGCGCGAGCGCGGCCGCCTGATCCGCCCGGACGTGCGCTACGTCGGGAGCGTGCCCGCCGAGGCGGCCTGA
- a CDS encoding SIMPL domain-containing protein (The SIMPL domain is named for its presence in mouse protein SIMPL (signalling molecule that associates with mouse pelle-like kinase). Bacterial member BP26, from Brucella, was shown to assemble into a channel-like structure, while YggE from E. coli has been associated with resistance to oxidative stress.): MNVLPALLLALAIAGGTTAGGYFVGKGFTDARALERTVSVKGLSERDVPADVAIWPLQLSVADNDLAALVATVARQRDTVVAFLEARGFDDGEITVGAPAITDKQAQSYGNDDARFRYLAQQVLTVYTPKIDAVRAAKRDLLELGEAGIVFSQESYDLRTQFLFQGLNAIKPEMIEEATRNARTVAEKFAADSESRLGKIKSASQGQFSIEDRDSNNPHVKRVRVVSTLEYYLAD, from the coding sequence ATGAACGTCCTTCCCGCCCTCCTCCTCGCCCTCGCCATCGCCGGCGGCACGACCGCCGGCGGCTACTTCGTCGGCAAGGGCTTCACCGACGCGCGCGCGCTCGAGCGCACGGTCTCCGTGAAGGGGCTGTCGGAGCGCGACGTCCCGGCGGACGTCGCGATCTGGCCGCTCCAGCTCTCGGTCGCGGACAACGACCTCGCCGCGCTCGTCGCGACGGTCGCGCGCCAGCGCGACACCGTGGTCGCGTTCCTCGAGGCGCGCGGCTTCGACGACGGCGAGATCACGGTCGGGGCGCCCGCGATCACGGACAAGCAGGCGCAGAGCTACGGGAACGACGACGCCCGCTTCCGCTATCTCGCGCAGCAGGTCCTCACCGTCTACACCCCGAAGATCGACGCGGTGCGCGCGGCGAAGCGCGACCTTCTCGAGCTCGGCGAGGCCGGGATCGTCTTCTCGCAGGAGAGCTACGACCTGCGCACGCAGTTCCTGTTCCAGGGGCTCAACGCGATCAAGCCGGAGATGATCGAGGAGGCGACGCGCAACGCGCGCACGGTCGCGGAGAAGTTCGCGGCCGATTCCGAGAGCCGGCTCGGCAAGATCAAGTCGGCCTCGCAGGGCCAGTTCTCGATCGAGGACCGCGACAGCAACAACCCGCACGTGAAGCGCGTGCGCGTCGTCTCGACGCTCGAGTACTACCTGGCCGACTGA
- a CDS encoding DUF3604 domain-containing protein: protein MGATGGMRRGEPSGSYFREAWGRGLAIAKATGENPFAFGVVGATDLHTGLADTRESTYRGPGMMGELPVEAVKVLLAQTEDPNPVIPLIATGSGGLAGIWAPENTREALYDALRRKETFATSGTRIALRVFGGWDYPADLVQKPGWREAAQAGGVPMGATLPARSAEDGAAPRIAVLALQDPRGAKLERVQVVKVWLGEDGPAEQVYDAKVAKDGAPSLEVVWQDPGFDAARPALYYVRVVELPTPRWSTLLAKEAGLPPTKGYPETIQERAWSSPIWYSPPGAKTASN, encoded by the coding sequence ATGGGCGCGACGGGCGGCATGCGGCGGGGCGAGCCGAGCGGAAGCTATTTCCGCGAGGCGTGGGGCCGCGGGCTCGCGATCGCGAAGGCGACCGGCGAGAACCCGTTCGCGTTCGGCGTCGTCGGCGCGACCGACCTGCACACGGGCCTCGCCGACACGCGCGAGTCGACGTACCGCGGGCCGGGGATGATGGGCGAGCTGCCCGTCGAGGCGGTGAAGGTGCTGCTCGCGCAGACGGAGGACCCGAACCCCGTCATCCCGCTGATCGCGACGGGAAGCGGCGGGCTCGCCGGCATCTGGGCTCCCGAGAACACGCGCGAAGCGCTCTACGACGCGCTCCGCCGCAAGGAGACGTTCGCCACCTCGGGCACGCGCATCGCGCTGCGCGTCTTCGGCGGCTGGGACTATCCCGCCGATCTCGTGCAGAAGCCGGGCTGGCGCGAGGCGGCGCAGGCGGGCGGCGTGCCGATGGGCGCCACGCTGCCCGCGCGGAGCGCGGAGGACGGCGCCGCTCCGCGCATCGCCGTGCTCGCGCTGCAGGACCCGCGCGGCGCGAAGCTCGAGCGCGTCCAGGTCGTGAAGGTGTGGCTCGGCGAGGACGGTCCGGCCGAGCAGGTCTACGACGCGAAGGTCGCGAAGGACGGCGCGCCGAGCCTCGAGGTCGTGTGGCAGGACCCGGGCTTCGACGCCGCCCGGCCCGCGCTCTACTACGTGCGCGTCGTCGAGCTCCCGACGCCGCGCTGGTCGACGCTGCTCGCGAAGGAAGCGGGCCTCCCGCCGACGAAGGGCTACCCCGAGACGATCCAGGAGCGCGCCTGGTCGTCGCCCATCTGGTACTCGCCGCCGGGAGCGAAGACCGCGTCGAACTAA
- a CDS encoding DUF3604 domain-containing protein, producing the protein MTSHRTRVLARLAAVASALALAGPAAAGDGDLNVYYGDLHLHTSYSTDAVFLSGARTGLDDAYRFARGEAVEYAGQMLRRDEPLDFIAVTDHAEQMGVGRALYDDEGPLAATEMSRTLRAGKHAPISQVERLFKSSDPIPGVDVKPIIAGAWKAEKQAVDRYYQPGVFTTFLAYEWSATPDGQNLHRNVIFRGNEAPLPFSSIDSLRPEDLWTWLEENRARGIEALAIPHNADVSNGLMYAPRDSDGKPIDARYARRRAANEPIGEIYQSKGQSETHPPLRPTSSRASRSSSR; encoded by the coding sequence ATGACCTCGCACCGCACGCGCGTGCTCGCGCGGCTCGCCGCCGTCGCGTCCGCACTCGCCCTCGCCGGGCCGGCCGCGGCCGGCGACGGCGATCTCAACGTCTACTACGGCGATCTCCACCTCCACACGTCCTACTCGACGGACGCCGTCTTCCTGAGCGGCGCGCGCACCGGGCTCGACGACGCCTACCGCTTCGCGCGCGGCGAGGCCGTCGAGTACGCCGGGCAGATGCTCCGGCGCGACGAGCCGCTCGACTTCATCGCCGTCACCGACCACGCCGAGCAGATGGGCGTCGGCCGCGCGCTGTACGACGACGAGGGGCCGCTCGCCGCGACCGAGATGAGCCGCACGCTCCGCGCCGGCAAGCACGCGCCGATCTCGCAGGTCGAGCGCCTCTTCAAGTCGAGCGATCCGATCCCGGGCGTCGACGTGAAGCCCATCATCGCGGGTGCGTGGAAGGCGGAGAAGCAGGCGGTCGACCGCTACTACCAGCCCGGCGTGTTCACGACCTTCCTCGCCTACGAGTGGAGCGCGACGCCCGACGGCCAGAACCTCCACCGCAACGTGATCTTCCGCGGCAACGAGGCGCCCCTGCCCTTCAGCTCGATCGACTCGCTGCGCCCCGAGGACCTCTGGACGTGGCTCGAGGAGAACCGCGCGCGCGGCATCGAGGCGCTCGCCATCCCGCACAACGCCGACGTCAGCAACGGCCTCATGTACGCGCCCCGCGACTCGGACGGCAAGCCGATCGACGCTCGTTATGCGAGGCGCCGCGCGGCGAACGAGCCGATCGGCGAGATCTACCAGAGCAAGGGCCAGTCCGAGACGCACCCTCCTCTCCGCCCGACGAGCTCGCGAGCTTCGAGATCTTCGAGTCGCTGA